A window from Solea senegalensis isolate Sse05_10M linkage group LG15, IFAPA_SoseM_1, whole genome shotgun sequence encodes these proteins:
- the nolc1 gene encoding LOW QUALITY PROTEIN: nucleolar and coiled-body phosphoprotein 1 (The sequence of the model RefSeq protein was modified relative to this genomic sequence to represent the inferred CDS: inserted 2 bases in 1 codon) gives MAEKTSVPSDLYKCVYSFLRDNKFAKAAEQFLKQTKVTPQDENEENLVNIFNFWVKSPEAKKRKAPSNKDGAASGSSSKKAKTTTESSSSDDSSSEDEGAVAKPTKTATAAATKVPAKAAAAPKAASSSSEDSSDSEEENKAPAKAPVKQVTPAPAAGSTRKKDSSSSSEESDSDDAQPAKAPASKAKPGAVTESKPSAPAKGAAGKKKQESSSSEDSSSDSEDDKPAKAPVKAAPVKAAPVKAVAAESSSEDSSSEDEAPPNKKPKPGAYSAVPPPASIQKAPTKPAPSKANPAVAKAAAKKQESSSESSDSSSDEEEAKKPPAKVTPAKPVPAKAASAKKDDSDEDSSSSEDEEEAKKPAAKVTPAKKVKAKPAPAKTTPAKKDESSSSDSSSEDEAPATKTAAPAKPPAASKPPSKVVESSSDSSSDEEEPAAKPAVKPATPASKPATPAAKPAPAAESSSDSDSSSEDEEPVKSKPATPASKPATPAAKPAAAAESSSDSSSEDEEPTVKAKPVAAAKPATPAKKAVTPAAKPATAAESSSDSSSEDEEPTVKAKQVAAAKPATPAKKAVTPAAKPATAVESSSDSSSEDEEPTVKAKPVAAAKPATLAKKSAXPAKKAVTPAAKPAAAAESSSDSSSEDEEPPVKAKPVAAAAKPATPAKKSAAAKPAAESSSDSSSEDEEPPVKAKPVAAAAKPATPAKKSAATKPAADSSSDSSSDDEEPPVKAKQVAAAKPATPAKKPATPASKPAAAESSSDSDSSASENEATKPAAKKQAPAKVVVQKPAAAKTPAESSDDSSSDEEEPKKVAPPPKPTATKAAAAPAKKAKESSSESSDSSDSETKVTPAKPAVTNGKAATPKTTSAAAKTLAKKGESSSDSSSEEEEEAKSTKVTKAQKPAPKAKTTPAAKAKESSSSSESSSDEEEAPQKAATVPITPTENGTNGKRKRDEESSESEEEETEVVTPKNKKATTTPQTFPKANKKSSNVPFRRIREEDVDLDPRLADNSFHAKFGAKGDWGEKANDVLKFTKGKSFRHEKTKKKRGSYRGGAISTTVNSIKFDSD, from the exons ATGGCGGAGAAAACCTCAGTGCCGAGTGATCTTTACAAATGCGTGTATTCATTCCTGCGGGATAACAAGTTCGCCAAGGCAGCGGAGCAGTTTCTGAAGCAGACCAAAGTG actCCACAAGATGAGAACGAAGAAAACCTCGTTAACATCTTCAACTTCTGGGTGAA GTCTCCTGAGGCCAAGAAAAGGAAAGCGCCTTCTAATAAGGATGGAGCTGCAAGCGGTTCCTCATCCAAGAAAGCGAAAACCACAACAGAGAGCTCCAGCAGTGATGACTCAAGCAGCGAGGATGAAGGAGCTGTTGCAAAACCAACGAAGACAGCCACTGCAG CTGCTACTAAGGTCCCTGctaaagcagctgcagctcctaAAGCTGCATCCAGCAGCAGTGAGGACTCCAGTGACTCTGAGGAGGAAAACAAGGCTCCTGCAAAG GCTCCAGTGAAGCAGGTCACTCCCGCTCCTGCTGCAGGAAGCACAAGAAAAAAGGACAGCAGCTCTAGCAGTGAAGAATCTGACTCTGATGATGCACAGCCTGCAAAAGCCCCTGCGTCAA AAGCCAAACCAGGGGCAGTGACAGAATCTAAACCATCTGCTCCTGCTAAAGGtgctgcaggaaagaaaaagCAGGAGTCCAGCAGCAGTGAAGATAGTTCCTCTGACTCTGAAGATGACAAACCAGCTAAG GCTCCAGTTAAAGCCGCTCCAGTTAAAGCTGCTCCAGTCAAAGCTGTTGCAGCTGAATCGAGCAGTGAAGACTCTTCATCTGAAGATGAGGCTCCTCccaacaaaaaacccaaacctg GAGCATACAGTGCGGTTCCACCTCCTGCGTCAATCCAGAAAGCACCAACTAAACCAGCACCGAGCAAGGCCAACCCCGCTGTGGCCAAAGCTGCTGCAAAGAAGCAGGAATCAAGCTCTGAAAGCTCAG ATTCAAGCTCTGATGAAGAGGAGGCAAAGAAGCCACCAGCCAAAGTCACCCCAGCTAAACCTGTACCTGCTAAGGCTGCATCTGCTAAAAAGGATGATTCAGATGAAGATTCATCAAGttcagaggatgaagaggaggcaAAGAAACCTGCAGCAAAGGTGACCCCAGCAAAGAAGGTCAAAGCTAAACCTGCACCTGCCAAGACCACCCCAGCTAAAAAAGACGAGTCCTCAAGCTCAG ACAGCAGCTCTGAAGATGAGGCTCCTGCCACTAAAACTGCAGCCCCAGCAAAACCTCCTGCTGCATCCAAACCCCCAAGCAAGGTGGTAGAGAGCAGCTCGGATTCCTCCTCTGATGAGGAAGAGCCAGCAGCCAAACCAGCTGTCAAGCCAGCCACCCCAGCTTCAAAGCCTGCTACACCTGCTGCAAAGCCTGCTCCTGCCGCAGAGAGCAGTTCTGACTCTGACTCATCCTCTGAGGATGAAGAACCAGTCAAGTCTAAACCTGCAACCCCAGCTTCAAAGCCTGCTACACCAGCAGCAAagcctgctgctgcagcagagagcagctcagACTCATCTTCTGAGGATGAAGAACCAACAGTGAAAGCCAAGCCAGTAGCAGCTGCTAAACCTGCTACCCCAGCCAAGAAGGCTGTTACACCTGCAGCAAAGCCTGCTactgcagcagagagcagctcagACTCATCTTCTGAGGATGAAGAACCAACAGTGAAAGCCAAGCAAGTAGCAGCTGCTAAACCTGCTACCCCGGCCAAGAAGGCTGTTACACCTGCAGCAAAGCCTGCTACTGCAGTAGAGAGCAGCTCAGACTCATCTTCTGAGGATGAAGAACCAACAGTGAAAGCCAAGCCAGTAGCAGCTGCTAAACCTGCTACCCTGGCCAAGAAGTCTGC ACCCGCCAAGAAGGCTGTTACACCTGCAGCAAagcctgctgctgcagcagagagcagctcagACTCATCTTCTGAGGATGAAGAACCACCAGTGAAAGCCAAgccagtagcagcagcagctaaaccCGCTACCCCGGCCAAGAAGTCTGCTGCAGCAAAgccagcagcagagagcagctcagACTCATCTTCTGAGGATGAAGAACCACCAGTGAAAGCCAAGCCAGTAGCAGCGGCAGCTAAACCCGCTACCCCGGCCAAGAAGTCTGCTGCAACAAAGCCAGCAGCAGATAGCAGCTCAGACTCATCTTCTGACGATGAAGAACCACCAGTGAAAGCCAAGCAAGTAGCAGCTGCTAAACCTGCTACCCCAGCAAAAAAGCCTGCTACACCTGCATCAaagcctgcagcagcagagagcagctcagATTCTGACAGCTCAGCCTCTGAGAATGAGGCCACCAAACCTGCAGCCAAGAAGCAAGCTCCAGCTAAAGTAGTGGTCCAgaaacctgctgctgctaagACCCCTGCTGAATCCAGTGATGACAGCTCCAGTGATGAGGAAGAACCCAAGAAGGTAGCACCGCCACCCAAACCCACAGccacaaaggctgctgctgctccagcaaAGAAGGCCAAAGAGAGCAGCTCTGAATCTTCAGATAGCTCTGACTCCGAGACCAAGGTCACCCCTGCTAAACCTGCAGTCACAAACGGCAAAGCAGCAACACCCAAGACAACCAGTGCAGCAGCCAAGACTCTGGCAAAGAAAGGAGAATCATCCAGTGACAGTagctctgaggaggaggaagaggccaAAAGTACAAAAGTGACAAAGGCTCAAAAACCTGCTCCAAAAGCAAAGACAACTCCAGCAGCTAAAGCCaaagagagcagcagctcctcagaaaGTTCATCAGACGAGGAGGAAGCACCCCAAAAAGCAGCCACAGTGCCCATCACTCCCACTGAAAACG GTACCAACGGAAAGAGAAAAAGGGATGAAGAATCTTCAgaaagtgaagaggaagagacGGAGGTTGTgacaccaaaaaacaaaaaggcaacaACTACGCCTCAGACTTTCCCTAAAGCCAACAAAAAG TCTTCCAACGTACCTTTCCGTAGAATAAGAGAGGAGGACGTTGATTTGGATCCCCGTCTTGCAGACAACTCCTTTCACGCAAAG tTTGGAGCCAAAGGGGACTGGGGAGAGAAAGCAAACGATGTGCTCAAGTTCACAAAAGGCAAGTCATTCCGCCAcgagaagacaaaaaagaagaggggAAGCTACCGCGGCGGTGCCATCTCCACCACGGTCAACTCTATTAAGTTTGACAGTGATTGA
- the mrps6 gene encoding 28S ribosomal protein S6, mitochondrial produces MPRYELALILKAMQRPETAAALRRTVETLMERGAVVRELENLGERLLPYKITKHCERHKRGTYVLVDFYAAPDVLPGLLNHLHRDVDVVRPTVLKKDTQTPSQCCGPQL; encoded by the coding sequence ATGCCTCGCTACGAACTGGCTCTGATTCTGAAGGCGATGCAGCGACCGGAGACGGCGGCTGCTCTGCGACGGACAGTGGAGACGCTGATGGAGCGGGGTGCAGTGGTGAGAGAACTGGAGAACCTGGGAGAGAGACTGTTACCTTACAAAATCACCAAACACTGCGAGAGGCACAAACGAGGGACTTACGTTCTGGTGGATTTCTACGCAGCCCCCGACGTCCTGCCAGGCTTACTGAACCACCTGCACCGTGACGTGGACGTGGTGAGGCCTACTGTGCTGAAGAAGGACACCCAGACTCCTAGCCAATGCTGTGGCCCCCAACTGTGA